DNA sequence from the Acipenser ruthenus chromosome 8, fAciRut3.2 maternal haplotype, whole genome shotgun sequence genome:
ACTCGTATTCCTCTGCAGTCACGTCTGAAAAGGCAGCTTTGAGAGGTTGCATGTATAACGATAAGTGTGCACTGTGAGTCAGGGCAGTCCAGCAGATGGCTCTTTAGGCATGTATGGCTCACTGAGCTAAACTTAAATCGGAGACTTCAAAAGAGGCAAACTGAAAATATTGTGAAGCACAATTAACCTAATTATCCACAAATCTCCCATAGAGACATATTTGTATGTTAGTACAGTCCCATAATGGTTCCATAACAATTTCTTGATAATTGGTACAGCCCCCCCAGGTTTAAAACCACTGTTGACAGTATACATAAAACAATCTGCATGTCCATCAGTGAAGTTAACAATTAGAATAGAAGATTGATGTTTTACCACACAAGCAACTTTTCTCTTGGTGATTTTTAGGCCACAGTGATGCATGCGTAGTAGCATGTGTTCCATGTTATCACACAATTACCAAGATGTGGAAGCtggagtaattaaaaaaaaaaaaaaaaaaaaaaaaaggaacaatttAGGTGAACATTGCAAAATAGCTGAAACTAAGGGCATgtgaataaaagttttttttttttattgtattctctctgaaatgtttaaatgaaagagtttagataaaaaaaagaagtgccACTGCCAgccttaaaaactgcacaattaaagacaTATACTGTAAGCTACAGCTACAGCCACTCATGGCAAAAAAAGTAGAATCCATGCATATCAAAGTCATTCATTCtgattttaaatgacattttctttacCTTTTGGGGCTGACTAAATTAAGATAGATTTATTAAGGTTTTAATTAGGCTTTATTTCTGCCACATGTTACCAATTGCACAGAACAaactttaagaaaataaaagggGATTACGGATGTGTCAGCATTTTGGTAGATACATTTCAAATGCTGTCTGTTAATGCGTGGATCTTCTGCTTATCAGTTGGTGTGTTTTTTTCGCACCAGCATCATCTACTTTCAAAGGCCCAGATGTACACCACAACGTAAACAAGGAAGAAGaagctcttgttttgttttttcaattgatctaaacagtggtggatcacGGTTTTAATATTCAGTTAAGACAAAACATATAATTGTACTTAAAGACAAGCATAAGAGAGTCGCACACTGTTAGATATTCTAAAAGtcccttttttaaatgatttaagcaatggcagtatttagattcaCCACCTTTTAGATTTAATagaattgaaaaagaaaagaaacgtaTATATCTAAGCATCTCCAGATGTTTATTGATCtcttatatttaatgtatttgttttatttgaaaaggaATGAGCATCCCTGATCCAGTTTGCAAAATGCAATGAGATTTGATCGAATAATACAAGAAACACAGTGGCTGTAAAGGCACACGAGAGCTTTGAAACAAGCCCTGCTGATTCAATGAGGAACTGTTAGTGAATAGCACATTGTGGGATCAGTTGAGTTATAGGCATGCAATGAAGAGTATCACAGCagttgtgactgtttaaaaataatattacaggGGTTCATTTTGTGTAGGAGATAGTTCTGTTGTGTCTATAGATGTGTAACTGTTCATGAAGTATCCGTTGTAAAATCTGTGTCTCTTGACATACAGCAGCATGGCTTTCACAATCTTCTTGAGCTCTGTTCTCATAATCTGATAAAATCATTTTATCTGATAAGCAACACATGCAAGGATAGGACTTTACTACCATATTGTTCATGCATGTCGCAGTCTTTATTTCATGTTGGTGAGCTGTTTAAAATCATGTTGGTATTAACCAAGATGGAGAGGTTTCAAAGTAGGTTTTAAATCCCAAGAGGTTTGTGCAATACTGTAGTTTTTGAAGTCTATAACCCCACCTGCTAGCTGCATTACAGGATACATTCTTCcatcaaaaacacaataacaatttCAAAATCAGTCATTACAGTTCATTGGCTGCAAACGATTACATGGTTGCATCAAATACAATGTCAAGTTGCCTGCTAATTATGAAAACAGGTTTATATCTTTCTGCTTCTTTTTCAGTGACGTTGCTGTCGAACTTCCATTCACTCTAATGCATCCCAAACCAATTGAAGAATTATACAGAGAAGGTATAGTGAACCCTGTAAATCTTTATTGTCAATTTGTAAGGTTTCAGAAAGAACGAACCTTCAGGCAACAAAATCAATATAAGAATACATGCTAAAGTGCTCCCTCTAAATGTGGCTCTTTATGCTGCTGGTCTAGCTGGCAGTATGGTCATGGCTCCAATTTGCCCCATCATGCCTTTCCACTaacacatgcattcacacacagtgTCTAAACAGTGGAACTcaactacagcattataaaaggGTGGCACTACcgtatttaaagtaattgtagctcacaaaataattCTTACCTGTTtgacacttccattagctacattagtctcaaatgtagtttttaaagaaatatgtgTTGTAGCACacatgtgttttctgtttaaaacatgttatttggTATATCTTTAGGTAAAAGGAAGTTTGCAGTTTCTGTGCCTTTTTTTAGGTCatctgcacttcctgggtcatttaacCTTGACAGTGTTTTCTGGGTCaaaacatgttactggctgaaggcATGTCAGTTGATAGGGGAAGTAGGTGGTTGGCTGGTTATAGGAAACAAGCCACTGAAGGGGTGGGGCCAATTTCGTCCTCCAGGTGAattgaccaagcaagtgcaacactaactgaaagcatgcattgcaaacagagatttatttaaccaagtgtagtgcctcttataatgttttttttttttttttttttttaattcatgtttacaataacatgtgtttttttttttaaactgcacatatgagacctacagtatataataaacCCATGTACgctttatggaattgttgttagCTACTATGACtcgtttttgtgtttaaaacatacattCTGGGTAATTTACTGTATTAGCTTAGTTCTTAATTCAATAATTTTACAGCTCATTAAAGACAATATTTATTTGGATAGCATTACCCCATTATCAATAATGTGTTAGCACATTTGTTTATtgaacacatttctatttttccatTGCATTTTTCTCCAAGCTCTTTGAATTTAAATTAGCAACTGCAATACAAATATAGCAATATCTAAATATCTGTGTTAGTTCATACCTTGTTCAGAATGTAACATAACTgttattgtctataccttttgcCATATATGGACCTGGAACAGTGCTGTCCCCCCAATGGCATCGCAATTTATGAACTCCATGAGCACTGTCTGGACTGTCTTCCTTTGTCACACCTAAATTTTTTAATGGTATATTGCTGTATTATCAGTATTGTTTTCACTTTGATTTTAGTTCCAGAAAATGAAGCACCCATTGATACAAATCTGATAGAATTTGACACCAAGTAAGCAAAGAATTGACTGTCACGGACATGCATGCTGTCTGGGTTGCATGGTGATATAAATATTGCATGCTTTTTTCTTTCCACTATCTGTGTCTATTTGCAACCATGAGTCTTCTTTCTTCTGTTTATCACCCGCACCATTATCGTCATGCATGCACAGAAGATAAACACAAGTAAGACTAAACTTCATTAAATGgtcactgcaaaaaaaaataccGTAGCAGAATCCAGCATGTTTACAAAGGCATCTATTTTAACTAACAATGCAGCATGTATGTGGTTTTACTTATTTGATGCAATTTCTGTGGATGTTAAACACTGGTATATGAAACAATGTCAATACCTACCTAGGGCAAACACTACAAGAAATGTCAACGTGAATAATATTCCTTGATTGTTTGATTTACCTTAGCGATGACGATATTGTGTTTGAAGACTTTGCCCGCCAGAGGCTCAAAGGGGCGAAGGATGACAAAGAGGAAGAGGACGAAGGCGCAAACTCGCCAAAGCTGAACGACAGATAAACAAGCTTGAGCGACTCAGTTGTTTACTGTGGTATTGGTGCATAGTGCTAACAGAGCCCAGGAGACCTTTTAACTCACAGTGCTGCCATTGCTTTGTTCTTGTTCACACTCTTAAAAAACTACTTCTCAGTACACATCTGCACACTTACAAGTCTGTAATGTTGAGATAACCTAAACAGGTATCAATACAAGTATCAAATAAGATTCTACTTTGCTCCCGTGAGAATGGTTGTGCCCATGGCAGCAAAGAAGTCTTGCATCGATATCATGTTACAATTTAAGATAATTTATTAAAAGTCACCCTCATTAAAGAACTTATGTGGTCCTCAATTAAGGACCTGATGGTCTGttatacaaacctgtaaaactatGACTTTGTTGATGAGTTAAAATTACTATTTCTGCTTTGGCAGTGACAGTAATAGTTCTTAGTTCTGCATGGTTGCTGACATCTTGGCTTTCATTGTATCATGAGGATCAAGTTAAAAAACAAGAGAGGCCATATTCCAAGCTAAATCTGACActtctatttatatatttatattcatcATGGTGTTGACACAACCGTTTGCTTTTATAGCAAAACAGAGTGTAATGATATGTACAGTAATTCTCATATTTGTGCTCAAACATCATGGACAGGATATTTTGTATGTGTAAAGAGGGTACGTGCTGTATGTTAATATTGATATAGAATTAGAAATGCAGCATCTTTTAATATGTTTATTGTTTCTTGGCTCTATAGATTGTGAGGCAGGGATGGATGTGACCTACTATaaactcaaagaatatcacacatgtgattgattgattgttttgaCCCCTGACCAATGGAAAGAGTTGATATATAGACCATGCAATGTATCAAAGCTAATGCGTTATCTCTAGGGCTCCAAGATTATAACATTTTCCCGACAAGGACAAACATGGCACCTACACATTCCAGTCTCTACAGTTTGGCTCTGAGTTACGGTTCATTATCTGAGGGGAATACTGTATATGAAGAGAGAGTTGCCTTGCTAATTCGCATGTAATCTGCACTTCTGTCATAAGGAACAGATGTCATGACTTAACTTTTTGTATGTCAGGTAACTAAAgaatgtacacatttttaaaaagagaaaaaaaagtagtgttaagtttttatttgtatatttttaaaatgtgctgtcatggtgtattttatttaaaatgttgtctgTAAATGTCGAAAGCATATACTTTTGAGATTCTGGAGATGTGCTTTTGGCTCCAGGTTTCCTGTAGTATGTGATTCCCTAACAGAACTACTGTAGCACAAAGTATAGCCTAGGTAAAGAGTAAAAGCCCTGGGTATGAAGCACAATGCTTGATACTTTGCTGCAGAGCTCTCATTTAAAATAGTTTCCATTTTAAAAGCAAGTGGGTTTTCTTAAAAGTTATCTAATAGTACGgatctcctttctttctttttttttttaacaaaaaagccTTAAACATCATATTCTTTGTACAGCCATCCCATCTTCTTTTCTCAAGTTTGAagtttcattttacttttaacTTTGCTGCATTCTCTCTGGTCATTTTCAATTGTAACCAGGTCTTATAGTAAAGATTTATATCTTTCCAAGACCTTATATTGGAAACATATACTGTAATAGGTCTTAATAGCATGAAGACATTCTTGctcagaataaaacaaaacagtctaGGTTAATTTACTAGACTTCTCATTTTGAATTCTTAAAACCTGAAGTTTacctgtgagaaaaaaaaaaaagaaaaagattggCTGTGCTATACCCATTATAGAGTATAGCTTAGGGGGCTCCCTTAGCTATAAGAAGCAGCTCACACTTTTTAAAAGAAGAGGAATGTACTATTGTATGTAATAGTCTTTGGCCCTTAACATTTTCTACTCTTGTTACTGTATTATTTGCCTCAAAACAataccagcctttacaataaaccatagtataatattaaaaaagattctacagttcagtaaaacgctACGATTGGGCAAATTGGGGACCtccgaaaatacaaaacataattggtgactcttttaaaaaaaaaaaaaaaaaaaaaaaaaattgaagataTGTAGGGACATAAGTATCAGTCAAATGACGAAATGGTTCTTCTAggctttggaaaagaaggtataATGAAATGAATCCTTTACACCtggttcactgtttacaaatcatACACAAAAGtaccttctctggccacaacattgcatttcatttttaatttaccaACTTGATAAAAACGAATCcatgtctgggaggttactagacatcctctgcttttgaccaactccgAGTAAACCTGGTTTTTAGTCCAGTGCGAATCATGCTTTAGAGAGTGAATTCTTATCCACCTGATGTGAACAAAACTAGTTGTGGTATGGATCGCATCATTAATTGAACACAGAATGAATATCTGATTGGCTAGGTCTGccttgtttaaacaaaatacatgttcTGTTTCTTCACTTATATATAATACTGAAAAGACAATCCAAATAGACCATGGATTATGTATGCTTAAATAtagtcacaattattattatttgtttatttagcagacgcctttatccaaggtgacttacagagactagggtgtgtgaactatgcatcagctgcagagtcacttacaattacgtctcacccgaaagacggagcacaaggaggttaagtgacttgctcagggtcacacaatgagtcagtggctgaggtgggatttgaaccggggaccttctggttacaagcccttttctttaaccactggaccacacagcctccaattgcTGAGATCAGCAGATTCAAGTGGATTGCCTCAGCAAATACACTGGATTAATATATGTGTGATGTATCCTTTCTCTTTAGACGTTTTCAAATTTGCCACagcctgttttttaaatgtagggtTAGAACtcaaatagatatttttttttacattttgttttaattgttttgtggcttgacaaaatgtatgtttaatccaacattttatttgcatgtttAGTACACAAAAAAAAGCTAATAGGGCAACATTctgaaaagaaatacatttatgtaTCATGGCCTGTGATTGGGagcaattgttttgcttttattccccagttgatttatgaccaaGATATGTGAATAAAAGTATTAAAACAGATATTACGTTGAAATGGATATTTTAGCAATGCTTATAGCGCACAAGACAACAATGGTTAATAGTGTGTTTGTTATAAACGCTAAAGGGAGTTCTGTAACAAACatctttttcaatattttttttacaacaaataatAAGACTGCAGTAACACCCAAACATTCCGAAGTATTCAATAAAAAGAAAGCTAAATGTTTACATTGGAAATtaccagatttattttttgtttgtttggttaaaTGAGTAAAGATCTTGCCTTTTTATTTATGATAGAGTTAATTATTACACTGTCGGTGTTGGTGACTATCTACCCTAACAAAATGAAAGCTAGTATTTCCGAAATGAAATGCGATTGATATGCTTATTGATTCCGGGtgtgttgtatttttgtaaagcTGTGACTGTACCATTTCCAAAATATTGCTCTACTTGTTCCCTCTGTTGTTCTAGGTTGTATTTGTGAAGTTTAAATATTCTGTCAGGTCTAAATAAATCATTatagtttaattaaataatgtatGCTGTTGTAAGGTCCTTATTTCATACATTTTGGAGCACAAAGAAAAACACTACATTGTAAGGCACTGCTTGAATTAATCAACTAAGCTTACCAAGGTTATGTTGGTGCAGCCTCACCCATATTATCAAATGTTTCCTTTCAATGTTGTGTGTACAAATATTTAAACcataagttattttattattatttgtttatttaacagacgcctttatccaaggcgacttacagagactagggtgtgtgaactatgcatcagctgcagagtcacttataattacgtctcacccgaaagacggagcacaagggggttaagtgacttgctcagggtcacacaatgagtcagtggctgaggtgggatttgaactggggcctcctggttacaaggccttttctttaaccactggaccacacagcctcctataagtaTGGAATTTCTGGGTTTTTATCACTTTTACTTTTTGTATTAAGTAAAAATCCTCTGCATCCTGCTAGGTAACCAGAGATGCACTGACAGTCTGCTAGAACTCCATTTAAGCTTCAGGAACAAACATAATCCTTTACACCAGGGGTCCCCAAACTGTGGTCTGTGGGCCGTGACACAGGCCCGGGTGAGCCgcgggagcaatgacattctatgtacagtattttttttctattagtgAAAAGCAGGTGCCGGGGaacagctgtaactgtagaaaaataaagtgtaacaaggcagtattggcggactgtcaatcaaatcagaaattcacaaatcagagctaacagattgcctacctgtaggcgggatgtagagcgagagctctgacagcagtgttaaggtcatgtgatcactctgctggcagatgtaaataGTGTgctcagtattaataaaattacaatatgtcgaatccgctaccaaagaatatgatttgcaaagtataaagaacaaaaaaggcagctacagcagtttgaatgcatttgtaccgtgggcttagttttgaggtgctggaatgggttttttcttttgtagaaacgctTTCATACTAGCTTTTGTACTTGATAAAATTAAATTGATGCCTATGCCGGtgaatatgtttttgtgactaattagctattaacatttaaaatattgagtactttgatgtaCAGCTATACAGCTTTGTCTGTACAGTACAGCCATACACCTTGGTTTCAGTATGatgccactgtttagataagGGACGTGCAAATTGTGTCCTGAAGAGCCATTTCAATCAATATTTGGACATTTTGTTAACCAAGTAGGCATGCTTTTGGTACAACTTGCATCGTGCAATTGTATCTTCAATATCTGTAGCACAGGAAGCTTTtttcaaaaagcttttttttctgatAGTTTGTCAAGAAATGCTGGCAAATTGTATTTTCAGCATGGGCTTTCAAGGTACAGCAACACCTGCTTAGTGGTAGTTTGAGTATTGCATAAGCGCATCACAGGTATTGCTCCACTGAAATGAAATTGAACAATTGCTTTCTCATTCTCTTGTGGGGTTGAGAAgagcctgtaaaaaaaaaaagggcttatTAGAAATGAGCACAAAGGATAAATGAATCCCGCTGAGTATATCCTGCTATGTCATAAATACCCTTTAAATCATACCCTGTTGTAGCTGACCTTATTTCAGTATGCCGGTTTAACCTCTAGCACTCAAATCCTTCCATGTCGGTGagtcttttcattttaaaccgtATTATAAGgctttatttgtaaaatgataatgtgttttatttaaataatgagggtcttgtttttaataaaaaaaaattataagaataataaaacaatgttttgtaaCTTCATTCTTTTCACTCTTTGAAAcataatttataatacaaatgTTTATAAAACATGTGATAGCTGTGAAGATTTAttactgtttattagattaactatgatatatttatatttgatctAATAATTAACATATCATAAACACATCTACTGCAACAGTATTTctaaaatgcatttacattatgCAGCTGTAATACTAATATGATAACAGTACGTAGATATGATTAGCTTTGAATGTAATccaattacatattttttacagaaaccagaaatgtcaacAGGAAACATCTCAGCTGTAAACACAGAGTTTATTCTGATTGGATTTCCTGGACTAGAAGGCTACCAGCACTGGCTCACTATTCCTTTCTCTGTTATGTATATTCTAGCCATTGTTGGGAATATTTTACTCATTTGCATTGTTAACCTTGAACCTAATCTGCATACACCTATGTATACTTTCCTTTGTGTGTTGGCAGTGGTAGATATTGGTTTATGTACTTCTACAATCCCTAAAATGCTGCAGATTTTCTGGCAAAAAGCCTGCAGTATTTCTTTTGAAGGATGCTTTATTCAAATGTTCTTCATTCATTTCCTATCTTCAATGGAATCCTCAATACTGGCAGTAATGGCTTATGACAGGTATGTTGCAATATACAACCCCTTGCTTTACACATCTATATTGACCAAAGCTAAAATGGCTAAAATTATGGGGGTACTTTTTGCAAGATGTTTTATTTTAGCTGGACTTGTACCTGTTTTAGCATCAATGTTGCCTTACTGTTCAGCAAATACTATCCAACATTGCTTTTGTGATCATATGGCTGTTGCAAAGTTGGCCTGTAAAGATATCACAATGAATAGTTATTATGGTCTAGTTGTAGCCTTTGTGATAGCAGGCACGGATGTCACATTTATCCTATTTACTTATGTAATGATTCTTCGAGCTGTCTCAAAGCTTGGATCAAAGGCAGCCCGGGTCAAGGCATTTAACACCTGTGGCTCCCATTTGTttgttataatgtatttttatacaaCTATATTGTTTACTTTTGTAACTTATAGGTTTGGTAAAAATGTTCCACCCCGAATTCATGTCATGTTTGCTGTCTTATATCTTCTTGTGCCACCAATGTTAAATCCTATAGTTTATGGAGTGAGGACAAAGGAAATTCGTCAAGGATTTCGAAAACATTTTTTAAGGAAAAACATTAACCCAAAtgataaatgattttttttttttttaattactttaaatatacaggttgttggtttttgttttgtttgctagtATCACAAATAAATGAGTCATTCATTTTCACTtgacaaataaaaatgaattgaatAATCTGTCAAGATGCTAGTAA
Encoded proteins:
- the LOC117972618 gene encoding olfactory receptor 52E4-like, which translates into the protein MISFECNPITYFLQKPEMSTGNISAVNTEFILIGFPGLEGYQHWLTIPFSVMYILAIVGNILLICIVNLEPNLHTPMYTFLCVLAVVDIGLCTSTIPKMLQIFWQKACSISFEGCFIQMFFIHFLSSMESSILAVMAYDRYVAIYNPLLYTSILTKAKMAKIMGVLFARCFILAGLVPVLASMLPYCSANTIQHCFCDHMAVAKLACKDITMNSYYGLVVAFVIAGTDVTFILFTYVMILRAVSKLGSKAARVKAFNTCGSHLFVIMYFYTTILFTFVTYRFGKNVPPRIHVMFAVLYLLVPPMLNPIVYGVRTKEIRQGFRKHFLRKNINPNDK